One genomic segment of Parus major isolate Abel chromosome 23, Parus_major1.1, whole genome shotgun sequence includes these proteins:
- the TRIM63 gene encoding E3 ubiquitin-protein ligase TRIM63 isoform X3 — protein sequence MDFQAGILQDGSPMESLEKQLICPICLEMFSKPVVILPCQHNLCRKCANDVFQAANPYWQSRGSLISGGRFRCPSCRHEVLLDRHGVYGLQRNLLVENIIDIYKQECSSRPLKKGEHPKCKEHEDERINIYCVTCEVPTCSMCKVFGAHKDCEVAPLESVFQGQKTELNNCISMLVAGNDRIQTIISQLEDSCQSTEENSEAAKRELCARFDALAALLEEKKAELLQRISQEQADKTAFIQSLICQYKEQLEKSSRLVETAIQAAEETGGAAFLMNAKQLIKTIVEASKGGRLDKIEQGYESMDAFSVSLDHLTEAVHALDFDPEEDEEYFDGEEEEVEENAAPERTAMASL from the exons ATGGATTTCCAAGCCGGTATCCTGCAGGATGGCAGCCCCATGGAGAGCCTGGAGAAGCAGCTCATCTGCCCCATCTGCCTGGAGATGTTCAGCAAGCCGGTGGTgatcctgccctgccagcacaaCCTCTGCCGCAAGTGCGCCAACGACGTCTTCCAG GCTGCCAACCCGTACTGGCAGAGCCGGGGCAGTTTGATTTCGGGGGGCCGGTTCCGGTGCCCTTCGTGCCGCCACGAGGTGCTGCTGGATCGCCACGGAGTCTACGGGCTGCAGAGGAACCTGCTGGTGGAGAACATCATCGATATCTACAAGCAGGAGTGCTCCAG CAGGCCACTGAAAAAGGGGGAGCACCCCAAGTGCAAGGAGCACGAGGACGAGCGGATCAACATCTACTGCGTCACCTGCGAGGTCCCCACCTGCTCCATGTGCAAAGTCTTCGGTGCCCACAAGGACTGCGAGGTGGCCCCTCTGGAAAGCGTCTTCCAGGGCCAGAAG ACTGAGCTGAACAACTGCATCTCCATGCTCGTGGCGGGGAATGATCGGATCCAGACCATCATCTCCCAGCTGGAGGACTCCTGCCAGAGCACCGAG GAGAACAGCGAGGCGGCCAAGAGGGAGCTCTGCGCTCGCTTTGACGCCCTGGCAGCgctgctggaggagaagaaGGCGGAGCTGCTGCAGCGCATCTCCCAGGAGCAGGCGGACAAGACCGCCTTCATCCAGAGCCTCATCTGCCAGTACAAGGAGCAGCTTGAGAAGTCGAGCCGGCTGGTGGAGACAGCCATCCAGGCAGCCGAGGAGACGGGGGGAGCCGCCTTCCTCATG AACGCCAAGCAGCTCATAAAAAC gatCGTGGAGGCCTCCAAGGGTGGTCGCCTGGACAAGATCGAGCAGGGCTACGAGAGCATGGACGCCTTCTCCGTGAGCCTGGACCACCTCACCGAGGCCGTCCACGCCTTGGACTTCGACCCCG aggaagatgaggaataCTTCGATGGCgaggaagaagaggtggaaGAGAACGCAGCGCCCGAGAGGACAGCAATGG CTTCCCTGTAG
- the TRIM63 gene encoding E3 ubiquitin-protein ligase TRIM63 isoform X1, whose translation MDFQAGILQDGSPMESLEKQLICPICLEMFSKPVVILPCQHNLCRKCANDVFQAANPYWQSRGSLISGGRFRCPSCRHEVLLDRHGVYGLQRNLLVENIIDIYKQECSSRPLKKGEHPKCKEHEDERINIYCVTCEVPTCSMCKVFGAHKDCEVAPLESVFQGQKTELNNCISMLVAGNDRIQTIISQLEDSCQSTEENSEAAKRELCARFDALAALLEEKKAELLQRISQEQADKTAFIQSLICQYKEQLEKSSRLVETAIQAAEETGGAAFLMNAKQLIKTIVEASKGGRLDKIEQGYESMDAFSVSLDHLTEAVHALDFDPAEEDEEYFDGEEEEVEENAAPERTAMASL comes from the exons ATGGATTTCCAAGCCGGTATCCTGCAGGATGGCAGCCCCATGGAGAGCCTGGAGAAGCAGCTCATCTGCCCCATCTGCCTGGAGATGTTCAGCAAGCCGGTGGTgatcctgccctgccagcacaaCCTCTGCCGCAAGTGCGCCAACGACGTCTTCCAG GCTGCCAACCCGTACTGGCAGAGCCGGGGCAGTTTGATTTCGGGGGGCCGGTTCCGGTGCCCTTCGTGCCGCCACGAGGTGCTGCTGGATCGCCACGGAGTCTACGGGCTGCAGAGGAACCTGCTGGTGGAGAACATCATCGATATCTACAAGCAGGAGTGCTCCAG CAGGCCACTGAAAAAGGGGGAGCACCCCAAGTGCAAGGAGCACGAGGACGAGCGGATCAACATCTACTGCGTCACCTGCGAGGTCCCCACCTGCTCCATGTGCAAAGTCTTCGGTGCCCACAAGGACTGCGAGGTGGCCCCTCTGGAAAGCGTCTTCCAGGGCCAGAAG ACTGAGCTGAACAACTGCATCTCCATGCTCGTGGCGGGGAATGATCGGATCCAGACCATCATCTCCCAGCTGGAGGACTCCTGCCAGAGCACCGAG GAGAACAGCGAGGCGGCCAAGAGGGAGCTCTGCGCTCGCTTTGACGCCCTGGCAGCgctgctggaggagaagaaGGCGGAGCTGCTGCAGCGCATCTCCCAGGAGCAGGCGGACAAGACCGCCTTCATCCAGAGCCTCATCTGCCAGTACAAGGAGCAGCTTGAGAAGTCGAGCCGGCTGGTGGAGACAGCCATCCAGGCAGCCGAGGAGACGGGGGGAGCCGCCTTCCTCATG AACGCCAAGCAGCTCATAAAAAC gatCGTGGAGGCCTCCAAGGGTGGTCGCCTGGACAAGATCGAGCAGGGCTACGAGAGCATGGACGCCTTCTCCGTGAGCCTGGACCACCTCACCGAGGCCGTCCACGCCTTGGACTTCGACCCCG cagaggaagatgaggaataCTTCGATGGCgaggaagaagaggtggaaGAGAACGCAGCGCCCGAGAGGACAGCAATGG CTTCCCTGTAG
- the TRIM63 gene encoding E3 ubiquitin-protein ligase TRIM63 isoform X2 has product MDFQAGILQDGSPMESLEKQLICPICLEMFSKPVVILPCQHNLCRKCANDVFQAANPYWQSRGSLISGGRFRCPSCRHEVLLDRHGVYGLQRNLLVENIIDIYKQECSRPLKKGEHPKCKEHEDERINIYCVTCEVPTCSMCKVFGAHKDCEVAPLESVFQGQKTELNNCISMLVAGNDRIQTIISQLEDSCQSTEENSEAAKRELCARFDALAALLEEKKAELLQRISQEQADKTAFIQSLICQYKEQLEKSSRLVETAIQAAEETGGAAFLMNAKQLIKTIVEASKGGRLDKIEQGYESMDAFSVSLDHLTEAVHALDFDPAEEDEEYFDGEEEEVEENAAPERTAMASL; this is encoded by the exons ATGGATTTCCAAGCCGGTATCCTGCAGGATGGCAGCCCCATGGAGAGCCTGGAGAAGCAGCTCATCTGCCCCATCTGCCTGGAGATGTTCAGCAAGCCGGTGGTgatcctgccctgccagcacaaCCTCTGCCGCAAGTGCGCCAACGACGTCTTCCAG GCTGCCAACCCGTACTGGCAGAGCCGGGGCAGTTTGATTTCGGGGGGCCGGTTCCGGTGCCCTTCGTGCCGCCACGAGGTGCTGCTGGATCGCCACGGAGTCTACGGGCTGCAGAGGAACCTGCTGGTGGAGAACATCATCGATATCTACAAGCAGGAGTGCTCCAG GCCACTGAAAAAGGGGGAGCACCCCAAGTGCAAGGAGCACGAGGACGAGCGGATCAACATCTACTGCGTCACCTGCGAGGTCCCCACCTGCTCCATGTGCAAAGTCTTCGGTGCCCACAAGGACTGCGAGGTGGCCCCTCTGGAAAGCGTCTTCCAGGGCCAGAAG ACTGAGCTGAACAACTGCATCTCCATGCTCGTGGCGGGGAATGATCGGATCCAGACCATCATCTCCCAGCTGGAGGACTCCTGCCAGAGCACCGAG GAGAACAGCGAGGCGGCCAAGAGGGAGCTCTGCGCTCGCTTTGACGCCCTGGCAGCgctgctggaggagaagaaGGCGGAGCTGCTGCAGCGCATCTCCCAGGAGCAGGCGGACAAGACCGCCTTCATCCAGAGCCTCATCTGCCAGTACAAGGAGCAGCTTGAGAAGTCGAGCCGGCTGGTGGAGACAGCCATCCAGGCAGCCGAGGAGACGGGGGGAGCCGCCTTCCTCATG AACGCCAAGCAGCTCATAAAAAC gatCGTGGAGGCCTCCAAGGGTGGTCGCCTGGACAAGATCGAGCAGGGCTACGAGAGCATGGACGCCTTCTCCGTGAGCCTGGACCACCTCACCGAGGCCGTCCACGCCTTGGACTTCGACCCCG cagaggaagatgaggaataCTTCGATGGCgaggaagaagaggtggaaGAGAACGCAGCGCCCGAGAGGACAGCAATGG CTTCCCTGTAG